The DNA window CCGGCCTACCTCGGCCCCATCGACTTCAGCGATGTCAACTCCGTCGCGATCAACCACACCGGCGTCGGCGAGTTCTCGCTGAAGCTGTACACGCTCGGCGGCGAGTACCTCGGGGAGATTTACGCCGACCAAGGAATCTTCGAGGCCGACGTTTCGCTCGATCACGGCGGGCAGGGCTGGATCGTGTGCGCCGCCGTGAGCGACTACGAAGTCACGCTCGAGACTGACGACGGCGAGACCGACTCGATGCTCGGGGCCGGCGGTGGCGGCGGTGGCGGCAACTCGTCGAGCTAAAACAGCTTTCGCGCGCTCTTTTTGGTACTGGCTGGACGCCGAGCGAAAGCGACGCCGCGGCGTCTCGACGCCGCCGAGCGGCAGCGGCGCTACGGCGTTTCGACGCCGTCGACAGAAGATGCCGCAGGATGCCGCCGGGGATCGGCTTAGACGCCCGTCGAGTACCGCAGGATGCCGGCGACGCCGCCGAAGGCGTCGTAGAGCTGCTCGCCCTTCTCGAAGTCAGTCGAGATGAACTTGGTATCGGTGCCGCGTTGTTCGGCGATCTCGATGAGGTGATCGATGGCGTCCTCGCGGGCCTCCTCTTCCTCGTCGGCCTCGACCTCCTCGCCGCACTCGCTGCAGGTGTGGGTCGGCGTGTTCTTGCGTCGGTCGATCACTTCGCGCTCTTCGTGGCCATTGGAACACTCGTAGGTGACGACGTCCTTGCGGAGATCCTCGCTGATCAGCAGCGTCTCGACCGAGCCCATGATGAGGTTCCGCCGGGTCTGCTCGAACCCGTAGGTGGCTTCCTCGCCGGCGTGGAGCTCCTTGAAGAAGTCCTCCATCAGCGACTTGTCCTCCATGAGTTCGGCGTCGGCCAGCGCCTCCTCGCCGGCGTCGACCAGATCGTACAGGCCCGACTCGTCGGTGTAGGACACGTCGAACTTGCCCAGCACCTTGTCTTGGATCTCGTGGTGGAGATAATCGCCGTCGAGGAACTCGTCTTTGGTCGGCGAGGGACCGCCCACCAGCACGCCGTCGAGTTCGTGGCGCTTGGCGACGAACAGGTCGTTGGCCATCTCAGCGACTTCCTGATAGAAGTTGTCGATGGCTTCGAGGCGCAGTCGGGCGAATCGCTGGGCTGACTGACCACCTTTGCGCTGCTTGCCGGGCACCAGCGAGGAGGCTGACTTGACAGGCTCGACGCGCTTGCCCCGGAGCCAGCCGACGTTTGCCTCGCGCCGGTCGAGCACGATCAGGCCGTACAGCCCCTTGTCGGCCAGCATGTGCTCTAACGGCTCGGTCAGGAACTCCGAGTCGCAGTGATAGCGGAACGACTCGATGGACTGGGGCGGGTTCTCCAGCACTTCCGTCACCATGTCCGTCCGACCGCCGCCCGAATCGACGGCGCCGGAAAACAGCACGACGCCGTTGTCCGGCGGGTAGGTGTCGAAGTACTTCAGGCGCGCCTTGATCGACGACAGGGCGTCTTGGACGGCAGTGCGTGTCTGCTTGGACTTGATGTTCGACGCTTCGCTGTGCTCTTGGGTGACGTGGGCGACGACATCGCTAATCTGCTTGTCCGGCGGGACGTAGATGGTGACGAGCTGCGTGCCCGACCCCTCGTACTCCTTTAGATCCTCGATGACCTTCCGGAACTCGTATTTTTTCCGGTCGGTCTGTTCGGCATCCTGCTGACTCATTATGCGTACTAACCGCCGGAGCGTGTAAGTATGCTTTGACCTGCACGCAGACGGCCGCGCGAGGCGGTCTCTGTGGCCCCCGGCGTCCTGCGATGTTTTATTACCCGCGGGTGACTGTGATCCGATAACGAATATGTCTGGCACCACGGTCTACGCGGTCGCAAGCGGCAAAGGTGGGGTCGGAAAGACGACGACCACGGTCAACCTCGGCACCGCGCTTGCCGGCGCCGGCAGGCGGGTAGCGATCGTCGACGCCGATCTCGGGATGGCGAACCTCGCGGGCTTCGTCAGCCTCTCGCCCGACGGTCCGACGCTTCACGACGTGCTGGCCGACGAGGCCGACGCATCCGAGGCGACCTACGAGGTGGCCGATGGCATCGCCGCGGTCCCCAGCGGCACCGAACTCGACGAGTTCGCCACCGCCGACGCCACCGGCCTCGCCGACGCCGTCGACGACCTGCGCGGCGAGTTCGACTACGTGCTGTTGGACGTGGGCGCCGGCGTCAGCCACGAGTCGGTGCTGCCCCTCGGCGTCGCCGACGAAGTCGTGCTGGTGTCGACTCCCGAACCGGCATCGGTCCAAGACGTTCGCAAGACGATCGACCTCGTCGACCGCTCGGGCGGCGACGTTGCCGGTCTCGTCGTCACGCGCGGCCGGCCCGACGGCGGCGTCTCTCACGACGAGATCGCCTCGCGGCTGGGCGTCGACCTGCTCGGCTCGATCCCCGAAGACCCGACGGTCCGGGACAGCGTCTACGCCGGGACGCCGCTGGTCGTCCACGAACCGGAGTCGTCGGCCGCCACGGCCTACCGGAAACTGGCCGCGACGCTGGCCGACGGCGTCGAACCCGATGCCGTCGCCGACGACGATGCCGAAGCGACCGAGGACTCGGAAGCTGACCGAACCGGCGACGACGCCCCCGAGAACTCGGGCGAGCCCGCTACCGAGTCGTCCGT is part of the Natronoarchaeum philippinense genome and encodes:
- the prf1 gene encoding peptide chain release factor aRF-1 — its product is MSQQDAEQTDRKKYEFRKVIEDLKEYEGSGTQLVTIYVPPDKQISDVVAHVTQEHSEASNIKSKQTRTAVQDALSSIKARLKYFDTYPPDNGVVLFSGAVDSGGGRTDMVTEVLENPPQSIESFRYHCDSEFLTEPLEHMLADKGLYGLIVLDRREANVGWLRGKRVEPVKSASSLVPGKQRKGGQSAQRFARLRLEAIDNFYQEVAEMANDLFVAKRHELDGVLVGGPSPTKDEFLDGDYLHHEIQDKVLGKFDVSYTDESGLYDLVDAGEEALADAELMEDKSLMEDFFKELHAGEEATYGFEQTRRNLIMGSVETLLISEDLRKDVVTYECSNGHEEREVIDRRKNTPTHTCSECGEEVEADEEEEAREDAIDHLIEIAEQRGTDTKFISTDFEKGEQLYDAFGGVAGILRYSTGV